CGTTGACCTGTCATATCCCGGTGATTTTGCTGACCGCCAAGGGGGACAGGGCCAGTAAAATTTCCGGCTGGCAATGCGAAGCGGACGATTATATCGGCAAGCCTTTTGATCTCGGCGAGCTGAATTGCCGCATCGACAACCTGATCAACGGCAGGAAAAAGCTGGCGCAGGTACATAAATCAAGGTTTTTGTCCGGGCAAACGCAGCAGGAAGAGGCGGAGCTGCAACTGGTTGCAAGCTCAGGTGATAGTGCAGGTGAAAGTTTGCCGTTGCCGGAGGGGTTTATCGAAGATATCAAAGCCGTAGTGGAGCAGGGGTATACCCGGGCGGAATTCTCCATTGAGGAGATTGCCGAAGGGCTCCATATGAGCAGTCGCCAGCTGCAGCGTAAGACCAAGGCATTGTTGCAGATCTCGCCTTCGGATTATTTAAAGCAATTTCGCCTGCAGCAAGCGAAAATTTATTTGCGGCAAAATATGCAGGCGGCAAGTGTTGCCCACCGGGTAGGGTTTTCATCGCCGGCCTATTTCGGCTCCTGCTTTAAGGCGCAATACGGCCAGACCCCGCTGCAATACCAGCAAAGCTGCAATGGCGGGCAGCTGGCCTGTCAATAAAGGCATACAAGCAGGGATAATGGGGCGGTATCCCTGCCCATATGCTTATCCTGCCGGATAAAAAGGCTCTGGCAAAAAACTCAGAGAATAATACCTGCCTGATACCGGCTTGTCCGGATACACCTCCGGCATAAGCCAATGCTTTTCCTGTCATAGTTTTGCCGGTGTCGCCGGCCGGTTGATTTTTCCTTTCCGTTTTGCGGTTAAGCTTAAGTGTCATGATAACTAACCTGATATTTTTTTCTCCTCCCCGGTAGGGGAGGAGAAATCATGGGGAGTACCCAGGCCTTCATTAGGATGAAAGCACACTTTTCGGCCTGTTATTTGCGGCAAAAATTGCAGACAGGCTACTTTTTATTGCTCAGGTAATGCTATATCTGAAATCGAAAAATCCTCTGAACTCCCCGGATATAAAGGCTTGCAGAGCAGGCGTTATCTTGTTTATAGCCCGTGTCGCGTGATTGACAGTATTTGTCGCACCACTGATACCGATATTTTTTCCGGCACTTTACAGTCACTGCCAACCCCTGAAGCAGGTGGAAGTTATTACTTGTTGCTTGCTCTGGAGGTGAATGCCTGATGGACAGGCGAGTGAGTAACAGGATAAAAAAGGGTTTATACAGTGAACAATTTACAGTCTCATCCATATATGGAATTTGGCAGCAGCAACTCATTTGAAAAGGTTGAAGAGATGATTTTTACCCGGGTGGGGCAGGCGGGATTTGCCGGCGTCTTTATTACCGGTATCTCCAGTATCACCCATGATATTAAACTGATCAGCAACTTTCCCGGGGAGTTTATCTCGCCCTATTGCAGCAATAAATACTTTCTCCATGATCCCGTGCTACAGCACTGTAGCAGCCATCACAGCCCGGTTACCTGGCATGACAGTTACCGTGTTGCTTTAAAAAGCAAAGAAACCCGGTTATTGCATCAGTTGTCTCTGGCGGCCGGTATTGAGCATTGTCTGGCGGTTCCTACATTTACCAACCGGGGAGCCGGTGTGGTTAATCTGCTTTTTAGCGGTACTAAAGAAGATTTTTTACGGTTATGCGCGGAAAAATATGCCGAACTTATCGGTTTATCCCAGCTTTTTTTTGGTGAGTTGTCAAAAAACCATCCGGAAAAACTTTTTATGCAGTTTAAGCTGACCACCCGGGAAGAGGAGTGTTTGCAGTTTATTGTTAAAGGCTTAAGTAATCTTGAGATTTCCCGGCTGATGAATGTTTCCAGGGACAGGGTCAAAGAGCTGGTTAGCCTGATCCTGAAAAAGCTTGAAGCAGCTAACCGCACCGAAGCGGTGATGATAGCCGCGAAAAGCGGGGCGCTTTAGTCTTTAACCTGAACTTATATTTGTGTGCCTGAGGACGCCCAGAGGGAATTTTATCACCTAAAAACAAGTCGGCCGGTATATGGCAGCCAGTTTTATCCCTTAAAATCTGAGATCTGGTTTTGCTAAACTGAAGGCAAGTGTTTAGCGGATAAGCTGTGATTGCAAAGAGGTTTAGGGTGGAAAGAACCGGTGAGCCGGTAACGGAGCCATGGCAGGCGGAAACTATCTATACCGGGGGAGACGAGTATTTCCAGGAACTGGAGCAGGATATCTCCCGGGCCAAACATACCATAGATCTGGCGTTTTATATCTTTAGTTTCGATGCCCTTGGCAATAAAATCTTGTCTGCCTTGCAGGCGGCGAGCGGGCGCGGGGTCAGGGTGCGCATTATTGTTGACGGTATCGGCTCGCCGCAATGGCATGCCAGCACCTTAAAGCAGCTGGCGCGCTCCGGTATCGAGGCCAGGATCTATCATCCCTATCCCTGGCGTTTTTCTTTAAAAGCCTTTACCCGGATGAACCGCGTGTTGGAACGTTTTTTTCATTTATGGCGTAAAATCAATAGCCGGGATCACCGCAAATGCTGTGTTATCGATGACGAAATAGCCTGGATCGGCAGTTTCAACCTGGTGCAATATCATATGCAGCGCTATATGAATAACCGGGCCTGGCGCGATACCGGCGTCAGGGTGTGCGGGACACAGGTAAAAGTGATCACCGCGGTTTTTGATTATATCTGGTGCCGCCGTTATCCGGCGACTGAGCCGTTAAGCCGGTTGCCGGATTTACATTATGGCTCTGTGGTGCGCAGCAATGTTTCTCTTAGGCTTAGGCGCTTGTTTGCCCGCGAGCTTTACCATAATATCAGGTTTTCCACGCAGCGGGTTTGGGCCACCAATGCCTATTTCGTCCCGGTTTCCCGGTTGCAGCTGAGTTTGATCCGTGCGGCGAAAAAAGGTGTCGATGTGCGCCTGATCCTGCCGGCGATGTCGGATGTGGTTTTTGCCCCCTGGATTGCCCGTTTTTATTACCGTATTTTGCTGCTCAGCGGGGTGCGGATTTTTGAATACCAGCCGAGTATCCTGCATGCCAAAACCTTGCTTTTTGACGACTTTGCCTATGTCGGCTCCAGTAACCTTAATCACCGTAGCCTGATTCATGATCTGGAGCTGGATATTGTCTGCCGTCAGCCCGGGTCGATCAAAATACTGGAGCAGCAGTTTCTTATCGATCAGTTTTTGTCGGTGGAGATCACCCAGGATAAGTTAAACCGGGGGCGCTGGTGGGAAAAAATGCTGGCGCGGGTGTTATTGGTGCTCAAGTCCTGGATGTGAACCGCTCCCGGCTGCTGTTTCTTTTATATAATAAAGAGTGGCGCCAGGTAATGGTACAGGTTAACCCGATTTTGGCTATGGCTATGCAACAAGCAATAAAAGTACTGTCATACAATATCCACAAGGGCATGAATATGGGCAACCGCAAATGGGTGCTGGACAATATTCGCCGCTTAATCCGTAAAACCGGGGCCGATATCGTGTTTTTACAGGAGGTTGCCGGGGATGCCAGGCGTAAAATAGACGTCAGCCAGTTCGAGTATCTGGCGGATTCTGTCTGGCACCATTACGCTTACGGGAAAAACGCCGTGTACGACGCCGGCCATCACGGCAATGCCATTTTAAGTAAATTCCCCTTTATCAGCTGGCGTAATCAGGATATCTCCACCAACCGCTTTGAACACAGGGGCTTGCTGCACGGGGTGATAGCGAAAGCGGAGCAGGAGTATCATTTATTATGTGTACACCTGGACTTATTCGAAGCCGGGCGCCGCAAGCAGCTGCAGAGGATATGCGCTTATGTCCGGGAGCAGGTGCCGGAACATGCCGGTTTGATCATTGCCGGCGATATGAATGACTGGTTGCAAAAGGCTTCCCGGTTATTAACCGGGCAACTGGGATTACAGGAGGCTTTTAAAGTCACCAGAGGCCATTATGCCAGGACTTTTCCGGCCATTTTACCGTTGTTGTCGCTTGACCGTATCTATTTCCGTAACTGCCGGTTATTGTTTTGTGAACGCATCAGTTTGGTTAACGAACCCCAGCTTTCGGATCATTTGCCCTTAATGGCCGGTTTTGACTACCGGCAGCAACTTAACTGAAAGCGTAAGGCTGTTGGAGAAGATAGCAATCAAGGTAAGTTGGCGGTTTGATCGATTTGAGTGTTAAGGGATTAGCCAGTGCCTTTTATCCGGCGCACTCCTGCCCCCCTTAATGGTACCTGGTCGCCTTGTTACGCCAGTCCCGGATTTTTTCTTCGATATCGAAATGATGTAAAAATGCCTGATCTATGGGGTATTCATTGATCAAACAATAAGCTATGTAGACAGCAGCCGCTGAGGCAAAGGGCTTTTTGAGCAATTGCTGCGGGTGGCGGAATGACAGCAAGGTTTCAATCAGGTGATAGGGGAAGTTCCACAGATGCAATAAATATCCCGCCAGCTGGGTATGTTCGGCGCCGAACAATTCACGTTCCAGCGCGATATTGTCTTCATTCTGTTGTTGCATTGTCAGGTAAGTGTCCAGCACTTTGAGTGAAATTTCCGGCAGGATGAATTTTCCTATGTTATGCAGTAAGCCTGCAAGCATGGCTTCCTGTTTGAACTCGGGATCGGCGATACAATGCGCCAGCCGGCCCACCGCCAAACCGCGGTTTTGTTCGGCAGAGATGGAAAAACCGGGCGGTTCGTGTATTTGCGCATGTAATTCTGCGGCAGCAACGATACTGACGACGATATCCATTCCCAGGCGTGTGATGGCTTCGGTGATGTTGTTCACCGGCCTGGACTGAACGAAAAAAGCACTGTTTGACAGCTGTAATATTTTCACCACCAGGGAAGAGTCTTCGGCAATCACTTCGGCGATGCTTTCCATATTGGTGGTTCCCTGCTGTAATATGGAGTTTAGCCGCATAAAGGTTTTCGGGGGAGAGGGTAAGGTTTTGATGCTGCCGATCAAAGTGCGGATGCCCTGATCCGGCAAGGCTGCACGCACCTGGTTGATATCCTTGATCAGTTTGACCAGCACAGAGGGTTTACTGGGCTTGCTCAGCCACTGGTGGGCAACAAAGCTTGCCCGCAGGGAAGCCTCTTCGTCGGCGTGCCCGGATAAAATAACCCGTACCATGTCGGGATATAACTTACTGGTGGTTTCGAGTAATTTGGCGCCGTCTGTGTGCGGCATACATAAATCCGTCACTATCAGGTCTATGTTTTCCCGTTTAAGTTTGAGTAAGGCGGTCCGGGCGTCTTTGGCAAAAATCATTTCGCAGCCGCTGGTGTATAAAGCGCGTTTTATGCCTCTTAAAACTAAAGGTTCATCATCGACAAATATGGCTTTCATTGATCACTTTCCTGTAATTCAGACCTCTGCAGCTTGCCTGGCCGCCTGCTCAGGCGCTGCCCGCTGTACTTTGACAGGCAGTTGTATGGTAAAGATGCTCCCTTCGCCATAGACGGATTCCGCATAGAGCTGGCCCTGGTGCTGCTCCACTATCATTTTGTAAGCCATACTCAGGCCTTGTCCTGTACCTTTGCCAACGCCTTTGGTGGTGTAAAAGGGATCAAAAATTCGGCTCAGAGTTTTTTCCGTCATGCCGGTGCCGTTATCTTCAATGGTAATAATGGCGTCTATGTCATCCCGGTAGGTATTGATAATGATTTTGCCTTTTTCATCATCTTTATCTTTGGCAAGTCTTTCGGCGATGGCGTGGGCGGCGTTGACTATGATGTTAAGGATCACCTGGTTGAATTCATCCCTTATACACATGATATCGGGCAGGGAGTCATCAAAATTGGTCTCCACTTCTGCGACGTTGCGCCATTCGCTCCGTGCCACTGTTAAGGTTGTGGTTATTGCTTCGGTAATATTGGTTAACTGCATTCTCCCCCTGCTGGGGTGTGAAAAAGATTTCATTGCGCCGACAATGGCGGAAATACGTGTCAGCCCTTCCAGCGACTGGCTGATGGCCAGCGGCACCTCAGCGGATAAAAATTCAAAATCGGCTTTGTCCAGCAGGTCTTTAACTTTTTCGGCACCGTCAATATCCCTGTTTTCAAAGAAATCACGGCAGCCCTGGATAGCCGGCAGCATATTGGCAAAGGCCGCCTGTAAAAAAGAGGTGTTATCGACAACATACTGGGTCGGGGTATTGATTTCATGGGCGATTCCCGAAGCGAGCTGGCCGACAGATTCGAGTTTCATGGCGTGGTGCAGTTTATTTTCCAGCCGTACCCGGGTGCTGATGTCCCTGACGACACAGTTAAACATAATTTTAAAATCTATCATTAATGTCATTTTTGAAAAGGTGACTTCAATGGGAAAGCTTTCGCCATTCGCTTTTATTCCTTCCAGTGCCAGGGTCTGGCCGATAATGTTACTTTGCTTGTCCAGGATTGCAGGCATCAGTTGTTGTTCGCTGATGGCAGGCATTAATTTATCTAAGGTGCAGTCATCCAGGGTCCGGGCCTGATATTCAAACATAGCCAGTGCCGCAGAATTATATTGGTGGATTTGTCCCTTATCATTAATGACAAACCAGCCGTCCGCCAACTGTTCAAGTATGTCCTTTTCCCTGATCTCGCTGGCTTTTGCCGTCTCTTCCGCCAGGAATAATTTTTTATCTATCAATGCCATCAGCACCGTAGTGGCCACAAATATAGCAACAATACCGGTTATGACCAGGGACAGTACCAGGGACTGGGTTGACATTTGCGGCGTGACCGGGCTGACGGCCTGATCAAAGTAGAAACTTACCGATGCCATGGCGGTATAATGCATGCCGGAAATGGCGGAGCCTATTACCGCGGCGCAGATTAACCGGGCAGACAGCCTGTTTTGGGCATTTTTATGCACGATAGTGATGAGGGCAATGGCAATGCTTGACTGGATGTGGGCAAAAACCAGGGAGGTGATAAACAAATTAAGGTCATAAACCATCAGCCCGGTCAGTACCATGGCTTCCATGCCGATAAAGTGCATAAAACTGATGCCCAGCGATAAAGATAATGCCGCAAGCTGGATATTGATAAGTGTAAAGTGTTTGTATGAAAGTCGGCGTAGTGTGAAATAGGCGCCAATAATCGCTGGAAAAACCGACAGGAATGTGAGAAAGGGATCATAGGACATCGGCATGGGCATGACAAAGGCGAGCATGCCGGTAAAGTGCATGGCCCAGATACCTGTGCCCAGGACAAAGCTGCCGAAGAACAGCCATAACTGTTTGTTTTTATGGACCTTCACACCCCAAACTTGCACCAGCACCACTAAAGCGGCATAGGCGGCAAAACCGGCAACGAGAACAGACAAGCCAACAAGAAGAAAATTAAAATGGCCTTCAACCAGGAAGTAAGATGGGTTGCTAACCGGATGAAACCTCCAAAAGTCCAACATGCATGACTCCCTATGCAAAATTAAACCAGCAGTTAAGGAAGAGATTAGATTAAAAGTGAGCAAACTCAAGTGAAGGGCCGGTAATCGGTGATTTTTTATCGTTTTAGGGATGGTTTATTTTCTGGCCGGACGGGCAGGCAAACTCAGGAGTCTGCTACTCATTGATATCAGCTACTCATTAATATCAATGAGAGGGCCGGCGTCATTAATCTTGTTCATGGCCTGCCTGATTTGCTCCACCAGGGAAAGTGGTGTTTGCTTGCTCAGGGCAATACAGTTTTGGGCGATATGTTCATCTTTGAGCTGATAGGCAAATTCAATCTCAGATTTGTCCAGTTTCTGGGAGCTGAGGTTGTCGTACAGGGATTTCTTTGATTGCATCATCAGGTCGATCCGGCCCTTTATCAGTTTACGCAAGGTGCTTAAGTCATCGGTATTGGCATCGAGTTGCAGTCCGTCCTTAAAGCCGTGCTGCAATAACAGGGCATGATCATAATCATCCCGGATAAGGCCGATACGGTATTTTTTGGCATCTGCCAAAGTATTGATCCTGATATCCCTGCGGCTGGCCAGTTTGACAAAAAAGAGGTCGACTTTTTTCGTTAGCGGGCAGATAAAATGAAAAAGCGTTTCCCGCTCCGGGGTTTTAAAAATAGGGTAAATAAGGACATTTTTATCCGAGAGCGCATAATTGTACGCCCTGGGCCAGGGGTACATGTTAAGGGAATAACTCAGCTTTGCCGACGCCATGATTGCGATGATTTTTTCGGTTAGCGGGCCTGAGATAACGCCTGCTTCGTTAATATAAATATTGGGGGGCCAGGGTTCGGTAACAATATTTATCTCGGCAGCCTGCGGGATTGGCGGGTAAGCCAGCAGGGTGCAAACCAGTACTAATTTTTGGATTTTTGTTATTTTTCGATAAATTAGCCGCATAACTAAACTGTACAGGGTTTAGCAGATAAGTAAAGTTTAGTATCTGACAGGGGGAATCAACAACGGCTGTTGACTCTGCCGGGCCTTATTGGCGAAACTTCTTCGGTAAAAACTTGTATAACCTGAGCTTTTATTTACAAGCCTGCCATCCTGTGTAATATTTATTCCTGTCTGCACCCTGGCGTGCAGCGGATCCTCCCCCGAAAATAGATGGAGCTAATACTATGCCAAAAAGAAAAAGGTTGCGTCCAAGAATTCCACCCGATGGATTTGCAAAGCCGGGTTTTACCAGGTTGACGATGGAAAACTCTATTTTTACCCCGCAAAAACATGTTGTCTTTACTTTCGGCGCCATTTCTGATGCCCCCTTTATCGGTACAACAGGCATGGCCCCTTGCGTGGGATTTGCCGTCTACCATAAAGCCAGCAGATCTGCCGCAGCCTGCCATTTCGACTCGGATGGCGTAGGAACCGGTAAGTTTGATGCTTATGAGGTTGGTTGTGCCGTTCTGGACCGCTTTAAAAAAGGTATCGGACAAAATATTACCAAAGCCTGCATCGTACTGGGGTCAGGTCCGGATGAAACCAGTGATGCCCTGGTCAGTTATCTCGCCGATGCCTGTGAAGACAAAGGGGTTACCGCCGAATATTACCGGGCAGGGATGGGAGACTGGGGGATCCAGACGTCGACAGGAAAAATGTTCGGCTGTGCCGTCCCGGGTATCGACTATAACGGCGATAAGGATAAGCTTAATTTTAAAACCATTGCCATGCGCTCTAAGGGCAGTCCGGACAAAGTGGTTATCAGCCGGCTGGAAAAACCTTTAACACCCACCCTGAAGTTTAAGCCCTGGAATCAACTCTAATTTTATTTTATTAAGTGCTTACGCTAAAGGCAGTTGCTGGTAATACCGGTAACTGCCTTTTTCTTTTGCTTTATCCGCTACTGTTTTACTGAGTTTCTAATACTCCAGGGTGATCGGGCTGAGCTTAGGGAAAGCATAATGGCTAAAGCCGCCCGCCTGCTCCGAGCTTAATGTTACCTGAAAATTTACCGGCGTTTGCGCGGCCTTGGCGCTTGCTGTCGGATAGCCGGAAAGTATCAGGGTGATCAACCAGTCCACTTGCTGGGCATAGCCGATATATTCGCCGTTATTTAGCCGGGACTCCTGCCGGGGGATGGACCATTCTATGGTACTGGTGCCTTGCTTGGCATCGACATTAAGGCTGAGGTAATCGCTAAAGGGCTTTGTCTGGTTATCCGCTGTGGTGAACACAGGTGAAAGGCTGTAGCCCCAATGTGCACTTTGTACGTAAATATTAGTCTGGCTGTCGATGATACCGGTTAAATCCGTTGTTCCAGCGGACGGATAAATCGCCAGGATTTCGTAGGGCAGGACCAATTTGCCCTGGAAGGGAACTTCTACCGCTTTATAGGGAGGGGGGAATCCTCCGGCATAGTCACAGTCGTAATAGTTATGGTTGAAGCAGAATTTGATCTGGTCATCCCCGTTCAGGTCGCCGGGGTGGCTGAGTTGCAGCTCGGTTTGCTGTAAGGTCTTGGTTTGCTGTGAGCTATAGTTATCGCCGCTAGCTGTGTCCGCCGATGCCAGCCTGGCATTGATTTGCTGCCAGGGAATGGCGTATCGGGTGGAAATCAGCTGGGTAACCCTGCTGCCGTCAGCAACCATCATATCAAGTACGGAATCGGCGTGGATCATTTCCAGATCGGGAAACTCAGTTTTTAGCCTGGTTAAGGGGACTTTAGCCTGTACCTTGGTCGTTGCCGTGTTTGATGTCTCCAGCTCGCTGGCGATATCCGTTAATGCTGAACCGGAATCATCCCCGAGGTAGAGATCCAGGTAAGTAAGATCGCTGCCCCCCAAGGTCGAGCTTTTTGCCTGGATAATAAGGTAATCCTGGCCGTTGTCATCGGAGCGGGCAATATTCATGTCCAAAAACAGGTGGGAATATTCTGCCGCTTCGGCTGCCGGCTCTGCCTGGTTGGTTTTTACCCTGTCCTGTTGCTGTTCGAGCAAGGCCAGCAGGTGGCGGGATGCGGCAGGGGAAAGGGAAGCCTGTTGCAGCCGTTGGTTCACGGCCTGCATCCGGCGCTTTTCTTTTGCCTTAGGACTGGCCTGGACAGGCTTTTGTGCCTTTATTACCGTGTCTGTGAGTACCCCGGCATGGCCGTTGAAGGTGAACAGGCATAACAATGCCGCCGTAGTGGCAAATATCCGTTTTTTCATTTTATCTTCCTTGATGAATGTTTATGTTTTAAGTTGGCATAATAAGTACTTTTCCTATATGCGCTGTAACTATACTATCCTGATTTTTAATGAAAATACCAGTATTAACCGACTGTTTTTTTGTACGGAATGATGCCGGGAGGCAGCCGGAAAACGGACAGGAATACCAGCCGGTAGCGGCAGACTCTCCCTTATTGTCAAAGGCAAAGGCTTTGTTTATAGTGCGTTAACCGGATATGAAATTTTAGCGAGCTATATGACAGTAACCGCATTAAAACAACAAGAAAACTTTTTTGAGCTGCTGCCGGGAAAATATCTGGATTTGCAGATCAATCATCCGCTGCAGGTGCGGTTAAAGCTGCAGCTGGTCGGTTATGAAATAGGGAAGTATATTATCCTCAAGCATCCGGGGGAGCAGAGCGGTTACCGTGATGTGCTGGTGGAAGGCAATGTGGTGATTGTGCGTTATATCTTAGAGGGCAGCAAAGGCCAGTGTTTTGCTTTTAGGACCACAATCCGCAATATCAGTATGTTTCCGGAGAAGTTTTTAATTCTCGAATACCCGAAAAGCATCGAAAACCGGGATTTGAGGCTGCATCAGCGTTTTGCCACCAATATTCCCGCGACTATTATGGCGGACGAGCAGGGAAAAGCATCCGGTACGCGTATCGAAGGCATTATTGCCGATATTTCCCCCCAGGGCTGCTCCTTTACCTTTTTAAGCAATAATAGTGCGGTTAAGGTGAACCAGCGGGATATTGTGATTTATATCCAGTCGTCGGTTGACGGCATGACCAAAATTCCGGCAAAGGTGCGTAACAGCCGTTACGAGCGGGGTAAGGTGAATGTCGGGGTGCAGTTCACCAACTCAGAGCAGCAGATGAAGAACTTCCTGGCGAAACTCTTCCTGGTTGCCGAGTTCGAATAAAGCTATCGGGAAAAGGCCCGGTTCAGGCAAGCCATAATGACTTATGGCTAATCCTTCATTCTCTCGCGGGATTGAACCGGGTGTTACGACTTAACGGCCGGTTGGGACTTCATAAACTCCAGTGCTTTGGCAACGGCGGCTTTAACATTGCTTTCCATTTCAAAACGCTCTGAAGCCGGCAGATAAAAAGACATATCGACTTCGTGGCGGATATAACGGGTAGGCAGCTGGTTTAATACGATACAGGTAAGATCGGCGAGGAAATCGGTGTCATATTTTTCATCAAATTTGCCCGCGGTAAAGTGTTGCACTACCAGCTTTTCATAGTAGTTATGAATATCGTTAGATATATTCACATTAACGTCCTTTATTCTGAGGTTATAGTCAATAAATCCTAACCCGAGAAAAGACTTATAGCAATTTATCCGGTGAATTTTTTGCCTGACGCGGGTAAGGGAAAGCCGGTGACGAAAAAGTATGTTGGTTACTGGCGCTTTTCGGCAAACTCTATATCCCTTTCTATCACGGAAATCGCCTGGCGGCACCGCCCCAGACGCTGGTGCAGGGCCAGTATTTCGGCCGCCAGCTTCTGGTTGTTCTGGCTCTGGTTGCGGCTGCTTTCCCTGAGCCGCTCCCGGTCGGTGATCATTGCCAGTAACCTGCGTTCGAACTCATGGTGTTCAGCCAGCTTCTGATGCAGCTGATGGGAAGGTTGCAGCACTTTTTGTGCCGCTTGCCGGTATTGCTGCTGTTGCCGGCGTTTTGTCCGGGTGTTTAAGCGGACATTGGCATTTTGGTGCAGGGCTTCATTGGCGCCCAGGGCATTGATCAATGCCTGTAGTTGTTGTTCGATGCTCTCCAGCAGGGCCTGAACCAGCATTTTATTACCCGACTGCATTAAACGCTGCAATTCCGAGATTCGCCTGCCGATTTCCAGTGCATAGGGCAGGAACTTATCACTTTGCGATAAGAACAGGGCATTGGAAAACAAAGCATTGTCTTCTATCAGGCGGTGTGACTTCAGGCCGCTGTTGTGTTTATCCGTTGCTTTTGCCTGCTCGGTCAGGGCGCTGATAATAGCGGACAAGCGGTTAATGGCGTTTTGGTTTATGCTAGCTTTCATTTCTGTTAACTCAGTCAGGCGTGCTTGGTTTCTTAACTTAGCCAGGCGTCCCAGGCAAGTTTCACCGACATCAGGATCACAACCGTAATAAAGATGGGACGGATAAATTTATTGCCGTGTTTGATGGCGGAATGGGCGCCGACCCAGGCGCCGAGCATCAGGAA
This genomic window from Thalassomonas viridans contains:
- the priC gene encoding primosomal replication protein PriC, coding for MKASINQNAINRLSAIISALTEQAKATDKHNSGLKSHRLIEDNALFSNALFLSQSDKFLPYALEIGRRISELQRLMQSGNKMLVQALLESIEQQLQALINALGANEALHQNANVRLNTRTKRRQQQQYRQAAQKVLQPSHQLHQKLAEHHEFERRLLAMITDRERLRESSRNQSQNNQKLAAEILALHQRLGRCRQAISVIERDIEFAEKRQ